A region from the Drosophila takahashii strain IR98-3 E-12201 chromosome 2L, DtakHiC1v2, whole genome shotgun sequence genome encodes:
- the LOC138914927 gene encoding uncharacterized protein, producing the protein MSIFDPFLSEFSLMAKLLLQSIWQKKTEWDQPIGDDDLEQWNRWLSRLTEVSQISAPRCYGVDFFYASVELHILCDASELAYAAVGYWRIPTEFEWTSAFIMEKTKCALMKLSTVPRLELQAAVLGVRLRNTILQGRDVQATRVCMWSDSKTVLAWIRSDTNHMLHTESTRFWKRPQSTNGIGYRPRRIPQISGPKLEKQRGNRPGLRVRGFSKRTLGNHNMGTRS; encoded by the coding sequence ATGTCAATCTTTGATCCGTTCCTATCCGAATTTTCCCTGATGGCCAAGCTACTTCTCCAATCGATTTGGCAAAAGAAAACGGAGTGGGACCAACCTATAGGAGACGATGATCTAGAGCAATGGAATCGATGGCTAAGTCGCCTGACCGAGGTCAGCCAAATCAGCGCACCACGGTGTTACGGAGTGGATTTCTTCTACGCCTCGGTCGAGTTGCACATACTCTGTGACGCGAGCGAGCTTGCCTATGCAGCGGTCGGCTACTGGCGCATACCCACAGAATTCGAATGGACCAGTGCGTTTATAATGGAAAAGACGAAGTGCGCCCTGATGAAACTCTCCACGGTGCCCAGGCTCGAGCTGCAGGCGGCCGTGTTAGGAGTTCGATTAAGAAATACCATTTTGCAAGGCCGCGACGTTCAGGCGACACGCGTCTGCATGTGGTCAGACTCGAAAACCGTACTGGCCTGGATAAGATCTGATACAAACCACATGTTGCACACCGAGTCGACGAGATTCTGGAAACGACCTCAATCGACGAATGGAATTGGATACCGACCACGGAGAATCCCGCAGATTTCGGGAccaaaattagaaaaacaacgAGGGAATCGTCCTGGCTTAAGGGTCCGAGGTTTCTCCAAGAGAACACTTGGGAATCACAATATGGGGACCCGATCATAA
- the LOC138914928 gene encoding uncharacterized protein encodes MSEASATGGTPDENEEKIENVDTRNLDTVAGDPTSDPRQFENNSMLDLWRQMQEFQQQSQENGTIEDLQQQVERQDQQCVGAQEPHRSLYDLPEFDGSPEQWPMFNEAFLMTTKEYGYSDRQNLLRLQKALKGRARETVECLLIYSSNVGNILGTLKQNFGRPEKLVKSEICRIRELPNFPFLQATDAQQQLKNPTLMEELVLKLPVQQRLEWARYSKQLGDIAGLADDQDTPKPRRENRFFHTSEIKGKECPAYKENHEIDVCDLFSQMELPQRWQLTRDGRLCFNCLRPGHRSSTCRTPHQCDLNGCRRRLHKLLHDGVRTPDNETRINDPQFTGAAAHIANPKILFKIIPVRLYSKGREVSCHAFLDEGSTVTLMNESVAKALELQGQVSSRFNIGISGDRERGIYNLNGVRTVKDLRLPKQSVDLSELHLKNIPLMPHETVLAEGTGPAVTRTKLGWVVFGKCLKEPDPKNGAHLAGHCRNDQLEKLVHDYITNSELDARQATKHLEGQETERSRHLLFNTTRRVGVRFETGLLWAADDVVLPESKNMALRAAFSSPCQSP; translated from the exons ATGAGCGAGGCAAGCGCAACCGGCGGCACCCCCGATGAGAACGaggaaaaaattgaaaatgtggATACACGGAATCTCGACACGGTGGCGGGTGATCCTACTAGCGATCCCCGACAATTCGAGAACAACTCCATGCTGGACTTGTGGCGACAAATGCAGGAGTTCCAGCAGCAATCACAAGA GAACGGTACGATAGAAGATTTGCAACAGCAAGTAGAGAGGCAAGATCAGCAATGCGTCGGCGCTCAGGAGCCACACCGGAGCCTATACGACTTGCCGGAATTCGACGGCTCCCCGGAGCAGTGGCCGATGTTTAACGAAGCCTTCCTGATGACGACAAAGGAATATGGATACTCTGACAGGCAGAACTTGTTGCGTCTTCAGAAGGCACTGAAGGGCAGGGCCCGGGAAACCGTCGAGTGTCTTCTAATATACAGTTCGAATGTTGGTAACATATTAGGAACACTAAAGCAGAATTTCGGAAGGCCCGAGAAACTTGTAAAGAGCGAGATCTGTCGAATTAGAGAGCTTCCAAATTTTC CATTCTTGCAGGCAACCGACGCTCAGCAGCAATTAAAAAACCCTACCCTGATGGAAGAACTAGTCCTAAAGCTGCCGGTCCAGCAGAGATTAGAGTGGGCACGCTACTCAAAGCAGTTGGGAGACA TCGCCGGGCTGGCCGATGACCAGGACACGCCCAAGCCAAGGAGAGAAAACCGATTCTTCCACACCAGCGAGATCAAAGGAAAGGAGTGTCCAGCCTACAAGGAGAACCATGAAATAGACGTATGTGACCTATTCAGTCAGATGGAGCTTCCTCAAAGATGGCAACTGACCAGGGACGGACGACTCTGCTTTAACTGCCTGAGGCCAGGGCACCGAAGCTCAACCTGCAGGACTCCTCACCAATGCGACCTGAATGGATGTAGAAGGCGTCTTCACAAATTGCTCCACGACGGTGTCAGAACTCCAGACAATGAGACCAGGATCAATGATCCGCAATTTACAGGTGCGGCAGCCCACATCGCTAATCCTAAGATTTTGTTCAAGATAATTCCCGTCCGTCTTTACTCAAAGGGGAGGGAAGTAAGTTGCCATGCCTTCCTAGACGAAGGCTCGACGGTAACTCTTATGAACGAGTCCGTAGCCAAGGCGTTGGAGTTGCAGGGACAAGTATCGAGCCGTTTCAACATCGGAATATCTGGGGACAGGGAGCGAGGTATTTATAACCTGAACGGAGTACGAACCGTGAAGGACCTGCGGTTACCCAAACAGTCCGTCGACTTGTCTGAGCTTCATCTAAAGAACATCCCATTAA TGCCCCACGAAACAGTACTGGCGGAAGGAACCGGACCGGCCGTAACCAGAACCAAGCTAGGTTGGGTCGTGTtcggaaaatgtttaaaggaGCCCGACCCGAAAAACGGAGCGCATCTCGCCGGTCACTGCCGGAATGATCAATTGGAGAAATTGGTACATGACTATATCACAAATTCTGAGCTAGACGCCCGACAAGCCACTAAGCATCTAGAGGGTCAAGAAACTGAAAGATCTAGACACCTGCTATTTAATACAACTCGGCGCGTAGGCGTAAGGTTCGAGACGGGATTGCTGTGGGCAGCAGATGATGTTGTCCTACCTGAAAGCAAAAACATGGCCCTTAGGGccgctttctcgagtccctgtcaaagtccctga